From the genome of Muricauda sp. SCSIO 64092, one region includes:
- a CDS encoding helix-turn-helix domain-containing protein, translating into MPNYQFNTISEFHKQFDLPEPENPLFSVLHTQLKEGEEKSCEAYTFDEPVELNCQFYGISFKNIVSGEFTYGRTKYDCSKGTLLFTAPNQELSFKGIAFSSESYHVAFHKDYIRNLEIYQKIKKYNFFNYNVNEALHLSPKEEQIVKDIFNSMKIEYENNQDEFSKEIIISHLETLLKYADRFYKRQFLDRTDDNKVLFTKFNDILNTYFEQNLFAEEGIPTVEWMASQLQVSHRYMSDTIKAETGKTAIDQINLFIIDEAKNMLLNPSNTISGTAYKLGFEYPQYFSRLFKKKTGMSPKAYIEAYLN; encoded by the coding sequence ATGCCCAATTATCAATTCAATACGATATCGGAATTTCATAAACAGTTTGATTTACCAGAACCAGAAAACCCCTTGTTCAGCGTTTTGCATACCCAATTGAAAGAAGGCGAAGAAAAAAGTTGTGAAGCCTATACTTTTGATGAGCCTGTAGAACTTAATTGTCAGTTTTATGGCATTAGTTTCAAAAACATAGTTTCTGGCGAGTTTACCTATGGCCGTACCAAATACGATTGTTCAAAAGGAACTCTTTTGTTTACAGCGCCCAATCAAGAATTGAGCTTTAAGGGCATCGCTTTCAGTTCTGAAAGTTATCATGTAGCATTCCATAAGGATTATATCCGCAACTTGGAAATCTATCAAAAAATAAAGAAATACAACTTCTTCAATTACAACGTGAATGAAGCTTTGCATCTATCTCCAAAAGAAGAGCAGATTGTAAAGGATATTTTCAATAGCATGAAGATTGAATATGAGAACAATCAGGATGAATTCAGCAAAGAAATTATCATTTCACACCTAGAAACATTACTAAAATATGCCGACCGATTTTACAAAAGACAGTTTCTTGACAGAACCGACGACAACAAGGTCTTGTTTACAAAATTCAACGATATTCTAAACACCTATTTTGAGCAGAACCTTTTTGCCGAAGAGGGCATTCCAACTGTGGAATGGATGGCATCGCAACTACAGGTGAGTCACCGCTATATGAGTGACACCATAAAAGCGGAAACAGGCAAAACAGCGATTGACCAAATCAATCTATTTATCATTGATGAAGCCAAGAACATGCTTTTAAACCCCTCAAATACTATTTCTGGGACTGCCTATAAATTGGGGTTTGAATATCCGCAATATTTCTCGCGCTTATTTAAAAAGAAGACAGGAATGAGTCCTAAGGCCTATATAGAAGCTTATCTGAATTAA
- a CDS encoding epimerase, producing the protein MKVIITGATGMVGKGVLLECLDSYEITEVLSVSRRSVGIDHSKLKELLHQDFSEFLSIKGQLADYDACYACMGVSSAGMKEEEYTKLTYDYTMALAKVLVGLNPSMTFIYVSGQGTKSNEKGSMWARVKGKTENDILKLGFQQAFMFRPGMIIPAKGVSPSSKLYRVVIKNMTWLLKLMKRLAPNSVVDTAQIGLSMIKATKSGYDKKIMDPIDILQLAKK; encoded by the coding sequence ATGAAAGTAATTATAACAGGAGCCACGGGGATGGTTGGCAAAGGCGTTTTGTTGGAATGCTTGGATAGCTATGAAATTACAGAAGTATTGTCCGTTTCGAGAAGAAGCGTAGGTATTGACCATTCGAAACTAAAGGAGCTCCTTCACCAAGATTTTTCTGAATTTCTCTCAATAAAAGGTCAACTGGCAGATTATGATGCTTGTTACGCCTGTATGGGTGTGAGTTCGGCCGGAATGAAGGAGGAAGAATACACCAAACTCACTTATGATTACACTATGGCATTAGCAAAAGTGCTGGTTGGACTAAACCCTAGTATGACTTTTATTTACGTCTCTGGGCAAGGTACCAAGTCTAACGAAAAAGGAAGTATGTGGGCTCGTGTAAAAGGTAAAACAGAGAATGACATATTAAAACTTGGATTTCAGCAAGCATTTATGTTCCGCCCAGGCATGATTATTCCAGCAAAAGGAGTATCTCCAAGTAGTAAACTCTACAGAGTAGTAATCAAAAATATGACTTGGTTATTGAAGTTAATGAAGCGTCTGGCTCCAAATTCAGTAGTAGATACAGCTCAAATTGGATTATCAATGATTAAAGCTACTAAAAGTGGATATGATAAGAAGATAATGGACCCTATTGATATCCTTCAACTTGCAAAAAAGTAG
- a CDS encoding alpha/beta hydrolase, with the protein MELQVGKNKVTFKSFGVELAGDLYLPEGFDANQKYKAIVGASPFPQVKDQIPATYGPEMAKRGFIYLGFDYLGMGDSPALPGEFKQSRYMFRLIENTWDAVSYLGTLPFVEEIHGLGVCQGGSIIASAAVTDHRIKKIATVSGMMAADGFQWTDKEMAYQMIAAANASMQKQYETGAPDYVAPFGLDDEQSREEFVGTAAYPAMAGETYDYYGRDGFRGPKAVENYTNMHIGDQAMQSLISIGEAYADKIVQPTLVVYGTTASTAPCSTGFIEKLTNEHEVLAVDEFSHVDFYYKPEAVKVSTDAVAKFFNK; encoded by the coding sequence ATGGAACTACAAGTAGGAAAAAACAAAGTGACTTTTAAATCATTTGGAGTAGAACTAGCCGGGGATTTATACCTTCCAGAAGGTTTTGATGCAAATCAAAAATATAAAGCGATTGTTGGGGCAAGTCCGTTTCCACAAGTGAAAGACCAAATTCCAGCTACCTATGGTCCAGAAATGGCCAAAAGGGGTTTTATCTATTTGGGCTTTGACTATTTAGGAATGGGAGACTCGCCAGCTTTGCCAGGAGAATTTAAGCAATCTAGATACATGTTCAGGTTAATCGAAAATACCTGGGATGCAGTTTCCTATCTCGGTACACTGCCTTTTGTTGAAGAAATTCATGGACTTGGCGTGTGCCAAGGTGGTTCTATTATTGCATCGGCAGCAGTTACAGACCATAGAATCAAGAAAATTGCAACGGTTTCAGGTATGATGGCGGCAGATGGTTTCCAATGGACAGACAAAGAAATGGCGTATCAAATGATTGCTGCTGCAAATGCTTCAATGCAAAAGCAGTATGAAACTGGAGCGCCAGATTATGTAGCTCCATTTGGGCTTGACGATGAGCAGTCAAGAGAGGAATTTGTAGGAACCGCGGCATATCCAGCAATGGCTGGAGAAACTTATGATTACTACGGCAGGGATGGGTTTAGAGGACCTAAAGCGGTTGAGAACTATACCAATATGCACATTGGTGACCAAGCAATGCAATCCCTTATTTCTATAGGTGAGGCTTATGCAGACAAGATTGTACAGCCTACTCTTGTGGTCTATGGAACAACTGCTTCCACAGCCCCTTGTTCAACTGGATTTATTGAGAAGCTTACCAATGAACATGAGGTTTTAGCTGTAGATGAGTTTAGCCATGTTGATTTTTACTATAAACCAGAAGCTGTAAAAGTATCGACGGATGCCGTGGCGAAATTCTTTAATAAATAA